One Trichoderma atroviride chromosome 7, complete sequence DNA segment encodes these proteins:
- a CDS encoding uncharacterized protein (TransMembrane:8 (i556-577o583-601i622-645o657-674i805-826o846-873i1153-1174o1180-1199i)) encodes MGSDCCGQQASAPEIMAAPDAALAAQTNVCQQSRSDDDCSETLSFRNPSQGDRLQAALDDCCSSGRCEDEKAPDDTDQPDCCRGKVSPCCDTSCLDRLAMRECEMNAAVLGPGAQTNACSEATDGQACSQHSLSVLDRYGATLRALGCICRALIALGQETCCNVPDRRSPDTKKCSKDASGRELFRTSLDNCRRSEPVTRDQAARNRLRLRKGAGESAMFIMPAKEAFTDNCAGSCCSKSEPAKSSKPSCSEGKPVDKPFAENGCADTCCSKAPIVDVKADTNDSIKMPANNCSGSCCSDDSPKALDIGDNFAELCCGGAMNEAAIEPSNTTCSGSCCKPLKQDTAKATKRGCVDSCCSKDRPTSPQGSCSDICCSSAMPDPVLNIEKAPIPAITDMENQGTGKEHVVLSVSGMTCTGCETKLNRTLATVPAVKDLKTSLILSRAEFNIDLRLGSVEEVMKHLERTTEFKCERVQNKGSSLDFIVPNELSKFLGQIWPDGVIDMARVDDQTVRVTFDPKIVGARDLTEKIWGPPVTLAPPRGDVSLEASSKHVRHVGYTTLLSAILTIPVLVMAWAPLPEKKVAYSSASFALATIVQFVIAGPFYPKALKALVFSRVIEMDLLIVLSTSAAYIFSVVSFACLIIGTPLLTGQFFETSTLLVTLIMVGRWVAALARQRAVESISIRSLQASTAILVDQESGTEREIDARLLQYGDTFKVLPDTRIPTDGTVTKGSSEVDESMLTGESRPVEKFSKSVVIAGSINGSGVLTVRLNRLPSDNTICAIAAMVDEAKLLKPKLQDLADRVASYFVPIVVALATITFVIWIAVGMTVRGYDGSEAATQAITYTIAVLIVSCPCAIGLAVPMVIVIASGVAAEKGIVFKSADAIEVAHKTSHVVFDKTGTLTQGKLSVVTENFLDIGKLSLLLGLVESSRHPVSVAVAAHLKEAGVIASAVAEPKSITGKGVEAIVGGETLRAGNSRWLDLTNHELVQPMLAQGYTVFCFTIDNTLMVVYGLEDELRPDSVETIRALQRRDVSVHLVSGDDDGAVQTLASKLSIPYDLVRSRSSPADKKDYIQKLLGTTTGRKQPVIVFCGDGTNDAVALAQATIGVHMNEGTDVAQSAADVVLMRPSLGGILTMMDVSRKSVNRIKFNFMWSFVYNAFAILLAAGAFVNARIPPEYAGLGELVSVLPVIAAAVLLRWSTI; translated from the exons ATGGGAAGCGACTGTTGCGGCCAACAGGCTTCTGCCCCGGAAATAATGGCTGCACCAGATGCGGCTCTAGCTGCGCAGACCAACGTCTGCCAGCAATCTCGCTCCGATGACGACTGCTCTGAAACTCTCAGCTTTAGAAACCCGAGTCAAGGAGATCGGCTTCAAGCCGCACTGGATGATTGCTGCTCTTCTGGGAGATGCGAGGATGAGAAAGCTCCAGATGATACTGACCAGCCTGATTGCTGCCGTGGCAAAGTCAGCCCATGCTGCGATACGTCTTGCCTCGATCGCTTGGCAATGCGAGAGTGCGAGATGAATGCTGCTGTCCTCGGCCCCGGCGCTCAGACAAACG CATGCAGCGAAGCGACTGATGGCCAGGCATGCAGCCAGCATAGTCTCTCTGTTCTCGACCGCTATGGGGCCACTCTACGGGCCTTGGGATGCATTTGCCGCGCTCTCATTGCTCTTGGCCAGGAAACCTGCTGTAACGTCCCGGACCGCCGCTCTCCAGACACGAAGAAGTGCTCCAAGGACGCTTCGGGCCGCGAACTTTTTCGCACCTCGCTGGATAACTGCCGTCGTAGCGAACCTGTCACCAGGGATCAGGCTGCGAGAAACCGTCTTCGCCTACGAAAGGGTGCTGGTGAAAGCGCCATGTTCATCATGCccgccaaagaagcttttACCGACAACTGTGCGGGCTCTTGTTGTTCAAAGAGCGAGCCCGCCAAGAGCTCAAAGCCAAGTTGTTCGGAGGGCAAACCTGTCGATAAACCTTTCGCCGAAAATGGGTGTGCCGATACTTGCTGCTCAAAGGCTCCCATTGTAGATGTCAAAGCCGACACCAATGACAGCATAAAAATGCCGGCAAACAACTGTTCtggctcttgctgctctgaCGATAGCCCTAAAGCCCTAGATATTGGGGACAATTTTGCAGAACTTTGTTGCGGAGGAGCCATGAATGAGGCCGCCATAGAGCCATCCAATACTACTTGTTCCGGCTCTTGCTGCAAGCCACTGAAACAGGATACTGCGAAAGCCACAAAGCGTGGATGCGTGGActcttgctgctcaaaaGACCGGCCGACCAGCCCTCAAGGCTCGTGCAGCGATAtttgttgctcttctgctATGCCTGATCCTGTGCTGAACATCGAAAAAGCCCCGATTCCCGCCATCACAGACATGGAAAATCAGGGCACCGGAAAAGAGCATGTAGTTCTTAGCGTTTCTGGTATGACCTGTACTGGTTGCGAAACAAAGCTCAACAGAACCCTCGCTACTGTCCCTGCTGTCAAGGACTTGAAGACGAGTCTCATTCTCTCTCGAGCCGAGTTCAACATTGATCTTCGATTGGGATCAGTAGAGGAAGTCATGAAACATCTAGAGCGAACGACCGAATTTAAATGTGAAAGAGTCCAGAACAAAGGATCTAGCCTGGATTTTATCGTCCCCAATGAGCTCTCGAAGTTCCTCGGTCAAATATGGCCAGACGGCGTTATCGACATGGCACGCGTAGATGATCAGACTGTGCGAGTTACTTTTGATCCGAAGATAGTCGGAGCTCGAGACCTCACTGAGAAAATTTGGGGCCCGCCAGTCACACTTGCTCCTCCACGCGGTGATGTTTCGCTAGAGGCTAGCAGCAAGCATGTTCGCCATGTCGGGTATACGACGCTtctctctgccatcttgacgATTCCGGTACTGGTCATGGCGTGGGCGCCACTTCCTGAGAAGAAAGTGGCATATTCCTCTGCTTCATTTGCCTTGGCCACTATTGTTCAATTTGTCATAGCAGGTCCTTTCTATCCCAAGGCTCTGAAGGCTCTGGTTTTCTCTAGAGTGATCGAGATGGACCTCTTGATCGTCTTGAGCACAAGTGCTGCCTACATCTTCTCGGTTGTCTCCTTTGCATGCCTCATTATAGGAACGCCTCTTTTGACTGGTCAATTTTTCGAAACGAGCACTCTCTTGGTTACTTTGATCATGGTAGGTCGATGGGTCGCCGCTCTCGCTCGCCAGAGAGCAGTTGAATCCATTTCTATCCGGTCACTTCAAGCATCGACAGCCATCCTTGTAGATCAAGAGAGCGGAACCGAACGCGAGATTGACGCACGGCTATTGCAATACGGGGATACATTCAAAGTACTCCCTGATACTAGAATTCCGACCGACGGCACTGTCACCAAGGGCTCATCTGAAGTTGATGAGTCTATGCTTACTGGCGAATCCCGGCCAGTGGAAAAATTTTCCAAATCTGTCGTCATTGCTGGGTCTATCAATGGATCTGGAGTTCTGACTGTTAGACTGAACCGTTTACCCAGCGACAATACTATCTGTGCCATTGCTGCAATGGTTGACGAAGCTAAACTACTGAAGCCTAAGCTGCAGGATCTTGCGGACCGAGTAGCATCCTACTTTGTCCCGATTGTAGTGGCATTAGCGACTATCACATTCGTCATCTGGATTGCAGTGGGCATGACTGTTCGTGGGTATGATGGATCTGAAGCTGCCACTCAGGCTATCACGTACACCATTGCTGTCCTCATCGTCTCTTGCCCCTGCGCCATTGGATTGGCTGTTCCTATGGTTATTGTGATAGCAAGCGGAGTCGCGGCAGAAAAGGGTATCGTCTTTAAGTCTGCGGATGCTATCGAGGTTGCTCACAAGACGTCACACGTCGTGTTTGACAAGACTGGTACCTTGACTCAGGGAAAGCTTTCGGTTGTCACGGAGAACTTCCTTGATATTGGCAaactttcgcttcttctAGGCCTTGTTGAAAGCAGCCGACACCCAGTCTCGGTCGCTGTGGCTGCTCATCTTAAGGAAGCTGGAGTCATAGCCTCGGCTGTTGCTGAGCCCAAGAGTATTACTGGTAAAGGTGTTGAAGCCATCGTGGGCGGCGAGACTCTTCGAGCAGGCAATTCCCGCTGGCTCGATTTGACGAATCATGAACTTGTTCAACCAATGCTTGCTCAAGGGTACACGGTCTTCTGCTTCACTATCGATAACACGTTAATGGTAGTCTacggccttgaagatgagcTTCGACCTGACTCAGTGGAGACGATTAGAGCATTGCAAAGGCGCGACGTTTCGGTGCATCTAGTTTCTggagacgacgacggagCTGTGCAGACTTTGGCATCCAAGCTCAGCATTCCTTACGACCTTGTGCGTTCTCGAAGCTCACCCGCCGACAAGAAGGACTATATACAGAAGCTCCTTGGTACGACTACAGGTCGCAAACAGCCGGTTATCGTTTTCTGCGGCGACGGCACGAACGATGCCGTTGCTCTCGCGCAAGCAACCATCGGCGTCCATATGAACGAAGGCACGGATGTCGCACAATCCGCAGCGGATGTAGTTCTCATGCGCCCTTCTCTTGGTGGCATCCTTACTATGATGGACGTCAGTCGGAAATCCGTCAACCGCATCAAGTTCAATTTTATGTGGAGTTTCGTTTACAACGCTTTTGCAATCCTCCTCGCCGCGGGTGCTTTCGTCAATGCGAGAATTCCTCCAGAGTATGCGGGACTAGGAGAGTTGGTAAGCGTACTGCCAgtcattgctgctgcggtgTTACTGCGTTGGTCGACGATCTAG
- a CDS encoding uncharacterized protein (TransMembrane:9 (o37-59i66-87o99-116i187-208o240-265i285-303o315-337i358-387o393-412i)), producing the protein MRCLGEMTTWMPLPGATPRFCSRFVDEALGFAVGWNQWYNCAITVCAEISAAAAVIQFWNDTISPAVWISIILVLIFIFNLIDVGIFGEVEFVCSCVKIVALVGLLILSLVIDLGGGPTHDRLGFRYWKNPGAMIEYIASGDTGRFLGLFNAIVNAGFAFAGIEMVAVAAGETENPRYNIPKAINRLFWRIIFFYILGTLAIGVLVPYTDNRLLNGGAGVASSPWVIGISRAGIKVLPSIINAVVLLSAASSGNALLYSGSRYLLALAEGGQAPKFLLKCTKRGVPIYCVLCTGALAPLTYMAVSSDSARVFSWFANLVTTAALFTWCSICIAYIGFDRALHAQGINQKEELAFKGFLQPYISYISLVFFIIVIIFNGFSVFIHGHWDTQKFVVSYVGIPIFFTLFLGWKFFKKTKIRNAEEIDLHTGRQLDESTEYAEKPKGMLDRLWKWAA; encoded by the exons ATGCGATGTCTTGGAGAGATGACAACATGGATGCCACTCCCAGGAGCTACGCCGAGATTCTGCTCACGTTTCGTTGATGAAGCGTTGGGATTCGCCGTTGGATGGAACCAGTGGTATAATTGTGCAATCACAGTCTGCGCAGAGATatctgctgccgctgcggttATTCAGTTCTGGAACGATACCATTTCG CCTGCTGTCTGGATCTCCATCATTCTCgttctcatcttcatcttcaatctcattgACGTTGGAATCTTTGGCGAAGTTGAGTTCGTATGCTCTTGCGTCAAGATTGTGGCCCTGGTTggcctcctcatcctctcgCTGGTCATAGACCTAGGAGGTGGTCCCACCCATGATAGACTTGGATTTCG ATACTGGAAGAACCCTGGCGCTATGATAGAGTACATTGCCAGTGGCGACACAGGACGTTTCCTTGggctcttcaacgccattgTCAATGCAGGCTTCGCCTTTGCCGGTATCGAAATGGTTGCCGTTGCAGCAGGAGAAACAGAAAACCCCCGCTACAACATCCCAAAGGCCATCAACCGTCTCTTCTGGcgaatcatcttcttctataTCCTCGGTACTTTGGCCATCGGCGTCCTCGTTCCATACACTGATAATCGACTCCTCAACGGCGGTGCCGGTGTTGCCAGCTCGCCTTGGGTCATTGGAATCTCGCGTGCCGGCATCAAGGTGCTCccctccatcatcaacgccgttgttcttctttctgctgcttcgtCCGGCAATGCACTGCTCTACAGTGGTAGTCGATATCTACTTGCCCTTGCTGAAGGTGGCCAGGCCCCAAAGTTCCTACTCAAATGCACCAAGAGGGGAGTTCCGATTTACTGCGTCCTCTGCACCGGGGCTCTTGCGCCTCTCACTTACATGGCTGTCAGCTCTGATAGTGCCCGGGTGTTCTCATGGTTCGCCAACCTTGTTACGACCGCCGCTCTATTCACGTGGTGCAGCATCTGTATCGCGTATATTGGTTTCGATCGTGCTCTACACGCGCAGGGCATCAACCAGAAGGAAGAGCTAGCTTTCAAGGGCTTCTTACAGCCTTACATCTCTTATATCAGTCTCgtattcttcatcattgtcatcatcttcaatggcTTTAGCGTCTTCATTCACGGCCACTGGGATACACAGAAGTTTGTTGTGTCCTATGTTGGCATTCC TATTTTCTTTACACTATTCTTGGGATGGAAGTTCTTTAAGAAGACCAAGATCCGCAACGCTGAAGAGATTGATCTTCATACCGGACGCCAGTTGGATGAGTCTACAGAGTATGCAGAGAAGCCAAAGGGAATGCTTGATCGACTCTGGAAGTGGGCTGCATGA
- a CDS encoding uncharacterized protein (EggNog:ENOG41), translating into MTPALVDDGQPAWNRLIRFEDVNGKERYGEPVDDDLDVGIALHRGQDVYARIVRTESALDLSAVLSADIIQVKKLLAPLKPQEAGTIRCIGLNYREHAAEMKLSIPETPTMFLKATETINHPSGHIIAPHCADLHDCHLDYEVELAVVIGKTCKDVSEHQAMEHVLGYMTANDVTARTHQNEVSQWDRGKGFDGFAPIGPALVSSKIIPDPSVLKLQTILNGQVMQQGEASDMIFTVPKIVSFLSQGCTLQKGTIILTGTPCGIGVSRNPPVRLVEGDELFVTISHGLGSLTNPIAFKPSTHLESKHAQLIEAKM; encoded by the exons ATGACACCGGCACTAGTGGATGACGGCCAGCCT GCCTGGAATAGGCTGATTCGATTCGAAGATGTCAACGGCAAAGAGAGATACGGCGAACCCGTCGACGATGACCTCGATG TTGGAATCGCTTTACACCGTGGCCAAGATGTATATGCCAGGATTGTTCGAACCGAGTCAGCCCTGGACCTATCAGCCGTCCTCTCGGCAGACATCATTCAAGTCAAAAAG CTGTTAGCACCACTTAAACCGCAGGAAGCGGGTACGATACGATGCATCGGGCTCAACTACCGGGAACACGCT GCAGAAATGAAGTTGTCAATCCCTGAAACCCCCACAATGTTCCTCAAGGCAACGGAAACCATCAACCACCCTTCCGGTCACATCATTGCTCCCCATTGCGCAGACCTGCACGACTGCCACCTGGACTACGAGGTGGAACTCGCCGTTGTCATTGGCAAGACGTGCAAAGATGTCTCGGAGCATCAGGCCATGGAGCACGTTCTGGGCTACATGACGGCCAACGATGTCACCGCACGGACACACCAGAACGAAGTCTCACAGTGGGATCGCGGCAAGGGCTTCGACGGGTTTGCTCCAATCGGACCGGCGCTGGTCTCGTCCAAGATCATTCCTGACCCGTCGGTTCTGAAGCTGCAGACGATCCTCAACGGCCAGGTCATGCAGCAGGGCGAGGCGAGCGACATGATCTTCACGGTGCCCAAGATTGTCTCATTTCTTTCCCAG GGCTGCACGTTGCAAAAGGGGACTATCATCTTGACGGGAACCCCTTGCGGCATTGGCGTCAGCCGGAACCCACCCGTTCGGCTTGTTGAAGGGGATGAGCTGTTCGTGACGATCAGTCATGGCCTTGGGTCGCTGACCAATCCGATTGCATTTAAACCATCTACGCATTTGGAGTCTAAGCATGCACAGCTCATTGAGGCCAAGATGTAA